From the Lactobacillus johnsonii genome, the window TGAAGTTTTTGAAGAAGCAATGAACAACGTTATGCCAGTTTTGGAAGTTAAAGCTCGCCGTATCGGTGGTTCTAACTACCAAATCCCAGTTGAAGTTCGTCCAGAAAGAAGAACTACTCTTGGCTTAAGATGGCTTGTTTCATACGCACGCTTACGTAATGAACATACTATGGATGAACGTCTTGCAAATGAAATTATGGATGCTGCTAACAACACTGGTTCAGCAGTTAAGAAACGTGAAGACGTCCACAGAATGGCAGAAGCAAACCGTGCATTTGCTCACTACCGCTTCTAATCGTTAGTTTGTAAAAGGAGATTAATCTTATGGCTAACAAACGTGAATTCCCTTTGGATAAGACACGTAACATTGGTATCATGGCCCACATTGATGCCGGTAAAACTACTACTACTGAACGTATTTTGTACTATACTGGTAAGATCCACAAAATTGGTGAAACTCACGAAGGTGACTCACAAATGGACTGGATGGAAGAAGAAAAGGAACGTGGTATCACTATTACTTCCGCAGCTACTACTGCTCAATGGAAGGATTACAGAATTAACATTATTGATACCCCAGGACACGTTGACTTCACTATCGAAGTAGAACGTTCACTTCGTGTTCTTGATGGTGCCGTAACTGTTCTTGATGCTCAAGCTGGTGTTGAACCACAAACTGAAAATGTTTGGCGTCAAGCTGAAACTTACGGTGTTCCTCGTATTGTTTTTGTTAACAAGATGGACAAGATCGGTGCTGACTTCGATAAGTCTGTTAAATCATTACATGAACGTTTAAATGCAAACGCACAAGCTGTTCAAATGCCTATTGGTTCAGCAGACACTTTTGAAGGTGTTATTGACTTAATCAACATGGTTGCTGATGTTTATGATGAAGATAAACTTGGTT encodes:
- the rpsG gene encoding 30S ribosomal protein S7: MPRKGNIAKRDVLADPVYNSKLVTKLINHLMIDGKKAKASSILYDAFGIIQDKTGKEPVEVFEEAMNNVMPVLEVKARRIGGSNYQIPVEVRPERRTTLGLRWLVSYARLRNEHTMDERLANEIMDAANNTGSAVKKREDVHRMAEANRAFAHYRF